A window of Acidobacteriota bacterium contains these coding sequences:
- a CDS encoding adenosylcobinamide amidohydrolase: protein MNPKTPEATAAIGDAADVLHGDGQFIARRSGRFLVVELLMPHRVVSTSAHQGGEQEDLRYLVNHQSCEASGDTARHELISRLGLPAYHRDVCGEIGIDPDRAAVMGTAANMACAAHRSAGFEELRADAFVTAGVAGNATRAGEPASWHETDDGSWRRVNPMAGTINTLLLINVPITSAAQARAVVTMTEAKSAALADLAVPSRRSPAIATGTGTDQFCIAAPLDPSRRSRESTGPHAKLGELIGVAVKEATAEALRWQNGLEPSYTRGLAHALGRFGFAEAEALERLAELLPESQHALLERNQRALFYDPGVAASAYAIAAVLDRIAAGTLPAGYAAEALRHQAASLACAVSARPLDWVSFHAALGDARDDSPVDLVLRAIAVGWAAKWT from the coding sequence ATGAACCCGAAGACCCCGGAAGCGACGGCGGCGATAGGAGACGCGGCGGACGTGTTGCACGGCGACGGTCAATTCATCGCGCGGCGCAGCGGCAGGTTCCTGGTGGTCGAACTGCTGATGCCGCACCGGGTAGTCAGCACGTCGGCGCACCAGGGTGGTGAGCAGGAAGACCTGCGCTACCTCGTGAACCATCAGAGCTGTGAGGCGAGCGGCGATACGGCGCGCCACGAACTGATCAGCCGGCTCGGGCTTCCGGCGTACCACCGCGACGTTTGTGGCGAGATTGGCATCGATCCGGACCGGGCGGCGGTGATGGGAACCGCCGCCAACATGGCGTGCGCCGCCCACCGGTCCGCCGGGTTCGAGGAACTGCGGGCCGACGCGTTCGTGACGGCGGGGGTAGCCGGCAACGCCACGCGGGCCGGTGAGCCGGCATCCTGGCATGAGACGGACGATGGCAGTTGGCGCCGTGTCAACCCCATGGCCGGCACGATCAACACGCTCCTGCTGATCAACGTCCCGATCACGTCCGCCGCGCAGGCGCGCGCGGTGGTGACGATGACGGAGGCGAAGTCGGCCGCACTGGCGGACCTCGCGGTCCCTAGCCGCCGGTCGCCGGCGATCGCCACCGGCACCGGGACGGATCAGTTCTGTATTGCCGCGCCGCTCGATCCCTCGCGCCGGTCGCGCGAGTCGACCGGCCCGCACGCCAAGCTGGGCGAGCTGATCGGCGTCGCCGTCAAGGAGGCGACGGCGGAGGCGTTGCGGTGGCAGAACGGACTGGAGCCTTCGTATACCCGCGGCCTCGCGCACGCTCTGGGACGCTTCGGCTTTGCCGAGGCGGAGGCGCTCGAACGGCTTGCCGAGCTGCTCCCGGAGTCACAGCATGCGTTGCTCGAGCGCAACCAGCGGGCGCTGTTCTACGACCCGGGCGTCGCTGCATCGGCCTACGCGATCGCTGCCGTGCTCGATCGCATCGCCGCCGGGACCCTGCCGGCCGGTTACGCCGCCGAGGCGCTCCGCCACCAGGCGGCCTCGCTCGCCTGCGCGGTGTCGGCGCGGCCATTGGACTGGGTTTCGTTCCATGCCGCGCTGGGAGACGCGCGTGATGACAGTCCGGTGGATCTGGTGTTGCGCGCCATAGCCGTCGGCTGGGCCGCGAAGTGGACCTGA
- a CDS encoding MBL fold metallo-hydrolase: protein MADMSRLPFAVTVVAALVCVAAPAASQEPHRIAADGGDIVITPILHASVQVEHNGTVVHVDPWSAGDLSRAKQADLILVTDDPSHHLDPDAITQLRKPGAPVVLTAAAAERFDGGDVLANGEQGVFAGIPVEAVPAYDMTPGQPWHPKGEANGYVVTLGGQRIFFSGVGECVPEIQALRDIDVAFMPMNLPVDRMRPRPVAECVKTFGPSVVYVYHYDNASAGWFGDRSRQRPDNASQVAATIQALRDALDGEPIEVRDAEWYPR from the coding sequence ATGGCGGACATGTCCCGACTGCCTTTCGCCGTTACCGTCGTTGCCGCGCTCGTCTGCGTTGCCGCCCCGGCGGCGTCGCAGGAACCGCATCGAATCGCCGCCGATGGCGGCGACATCGTGATCACCCCGATACTGCACGCGTCGGTGCAGGTGGAACACAACGGGACGGTCGTTCACGTCGATCCGTGGAGCGCCGGCGATCTCTCGCGGGCGAAGCAGGCCGACCTGATCCTGGTGACCGACGATCCGTCTCATCATCTGGACCCGGACGCCATCACGCAGCTCCGGAAGCCGGGCGCGCCGGTCGTCCTGACGGCGGCGGCGGCCGAGCGGTTCGACGGGGGAGACGTGCTCGCGAACGGTGAGCAGGGCGTGTTCGCCGGCATTCCCGTCGAGGCGGTTCCCGCCTACGACATGACGCCGGGCCAGCCCTGGCATCCCAAGGGGGAGGCGAACGGCTATGTCGTCACGCTGGGCGGCCAGCGCATCTTCTTTTCCGGCGTCGGCGAGTGCGTGCCGGAAATCCAGGCGCTGCGCGACATAGACGTCGCCTTCATGCCGATGAACCTGCCCGTCGATCGAATGCGCCCGCGGCCCGTCGCCGAATGCGTCAAGACGTTCGGACCGTCGGTCGTCTACGTGTACCACTACGACAACGCGTCGGCAGGCTGGTTCGGCGACCGGAGCCGGCAACGCCCGGACAATGCGTCCCAGGTCGCCGCGACTATTCAGGCGTTGCGGGACGCGCTGGACGGAGAGCCGATCGAAGTGCGCGACGCCGAATGGTATCCCCGTTAG
- the htpG gene encoding molecular chaperone HtpG translates to MPEIDAAKTTHAFQAEARQLLDLMVHSLYSNKEIFLRELISNASDACDKLRFEALTDPALLGSDDELVIEVTIDAGDRTITVSDNGIGMSREEVIDNIGTIARSGTREFVQQLTGDQAHDAQLIGQFGVGFYSSFIVADWVTLTTRRAGSSEEEAAVRWESSGEGDYTLEAASRAACGTDVTLHLREGEDELLDAAHLQSIVLKYSNHISIPIRMPKARPAGKPLDTGDTDVAEQVNTASALWTRPKSEITAEQYDEFYQSIAHDIEAPLAHTHVHIEGRQDYTLLLYVPRHAPFDLWDRERRHGVKLYVRRVFIMDGAKELLPGYLRFIRGVIDSNDLPLNVSREILQHSSDVEAIRNTAVKRTLARLEELADKQPETYRTVWAEFGRVLKEGIGEDSGNQDRIAPLLRFASTHTDTPEQSVSLADYVGRMRDGQKAIYYVTADSFDAARQSPHLEVFRKKDVEVLLLHDRVDEWVVAHLPQFDDKPLQSVAQGDLDLGELAETDEETQPQEPTDTDLKPLTERMQQALGDRASGVRLTHRLTESPACLVSDAPGLSANLQRILQASGQTVPNIPLVLEINPTHPIVTRLKDETDDDRFRDWSHVLFDQSMLAEGGHLADPATFVKRLNRLLLEMAGEGKPRLWTPPGS, encoded by the coding sequence GTGCCGGAGATTGACGCCGCCAAGACCACTCACGCCTTCCAGGCCGAGGCAAGACAGCTTCTCGACCTGATGGTTCATTCGCTTTATTCCAACAAGGAGATCTTCCTCCGCGAGTTGATCTCGAACGCTTCGGACGCCTGCGACAAGCTCCGTTTCGAGGCGTTGACAGACCCGGCTCTCCTCGGATCCGACGACGAGCTCGTGATCGAGGTGACGATCGACGCCGGGGACCGCACGATTACCGTCTCGGACAACGGGATCGGCATGTCGCGCGAGGAGGTGATCGACAATATCGGGACGATCGCCCGCTCCGGCACACGCGAGTTCGTCCAGCAGCTCACCGGCGATCAGGCGCACGACGCGCAGCTCATCGGCCAGTTCGGCGTCGGCTTCTATTCGTCGTTCATCGTGGCCGACTGGGTGACGCTGACGACGCGCCGGGCCGGGTCTTCCGAGGAAGAGGCGGCCGTGCGCTGGGAGAGCTCCGGCGAGGGTGACTACACGCTGGAAGCCGCCTCGAGGGCGGCGTGCGGCACGGACGTGACCCTGCACCTGCGGGAGGGTGAGGACGAGCTGCTCGACGCGGCGCACCTGCAGTCCATCGTCCTGAAGTACTCCAACCACATCAGCATCCCGATCCGGATGCCGAAGGCGCGGCCGGCCGGAAAACCGCTCGACACCGGCGACACCGACGTGGCCGAGCAGGTAAACACCGCCTCGGCCCTCTGGACGCGGCCGAAGTCGGAGATCACGGCGGAGCAGTACGACGAGTTCTACCAGTCGATCGCGCACGACATCGAAGCGCCGCTCGCGCACACCCATGTCCACATCGAGGGGCGGCAGGACTACACGCTGCTGCTCTATGTCCCGCGGCACGCGCCGTTCGACCTCTGGGACCGCGAGCGACGCCATGGCGTCAAGCTGTACGTGCGCCGGGTGTTCATCATGGACGGCGCCAAGGAGCTGCTGCCCGGCTACCTCCGGTTCATTCGGGGCGTGATCGACTCGAACGACCTGCCCCTCAACGTCTCGCGCGAGATCCTGCAGCACTCGAGCGACGTCGAGGCCATCCGGAACACGGCGGTCAAACGGACGCTGGCGCGCCTCGAGGAACTGGCCGACAAGCAGCCGGAGACCTACAGGACCGTCTGGGCGGAGTTCGGCCGCGTCCTGAAGGAAGGGATCGGCGAGGACTCGGGCAATCAGGATCGGATCGCCCCGCTGCTCCGCTTCGCGTCGACGCATACCGACACGCCGGAGCAGTCGGTCTCGCTCGCCGACTACGTGGGCCGGATGCGGGACGGCCAGAAGGCGATCTACTACGTGACGGCCGACAGCTTCGACGCGGCGCGCCAGAGCCCACACCTCGAAGTGTTCCGGAAGAAGGACGTCGAAGTGCTGCTGCTGCACGACCGGGTGGACGAATGGGTGGTCGCGCACCTCCCGCAGTTCGACGACAAGCCGCTGCAGTCGGTGGCGCAGGGCGACCTCGACCTGGGCGAGCTGGCCGAAACCGACGAGGAGACGCAGCCGCAGGAACCGACGGACACGGACCTCAAGCCGCTGACGGAACGGATGCAGCAGGCGCTCGGCGACCGCGCGTCGGGCGTCCGCCTGACGCATCGGCTGACCGAGTCCCCCGCCTGCCTGGTGAGCGACGCGCCCGGCCTCAGCGCCAATCTCCAGCGGATACTCCAGGCGTCAGGGCAGACGGTGCCGAACATCCCGCTGGTTCTGGAGATCAACCCGACGCATCCCATCGTGACTCGCCTCAAGGACGAGACCGACGACGATCGCTTTCGCGACTGGAGCCACGTTCTGTTCGACCAGTCGATGCTGGCGGAAGGCGGTCACCTGGCGGACCCCGCGACGTTCGTCAAGCGGCTGAATCGGCTGCTGCTCGAGATGGCGGGCGAGGGAAAGCCCCGGCTCTGGACACCCCCCGGCAGTTAG
- a CDS encoding type II toxin-antitoxin system prevent-host-death family antitoxin produces MREVGAFEAKTHLSGLLDDVAAGETVTITKRGSPVARLVPVDDRERRAADDRRRARDAGDALRALRARFGGATVEEILELRDEGRR; encoded by the coding sequence ATGCGAGAGGTCGGCGCATTCGAGGCGAAGACGCATCTGTCGGGCCTGCTCGACGATGTCGCCGCCGGCGAGACGGTGACTATTACCAAGCGCGGCAGTCCCGTCGCGCGTCTGGTTCCGGTCGATGATCGGGAGCGGCGAGCGGCCGACGACCGCCGCAGAGCCCGGGATGCGGGTGATGCCCTCCGCGCTCTGCGAGCCCGCTTCGGCGGCGCGACGGTTGAAGAAATCCTGGAGCTACGCGACGAGGGGCGCAGATGA
- a CDS encoding type II toxin-antitoxin system VapC family toxin — protein sequence MNGPVVDCSITVAWVLGDEESTATLAVLELVQQQGAVAAAVWWAEVRNALIRAERRGRMSLYGTEVALAALDALAIRLDGLPDSVPVLALTRAHRLSVYDAMYLELALRERRPLATLDRQLAVAARAAGAEVLGISVA from the coding sequence ATGAACGGACCCGTCGTCGATTGTTCGATAACCGTCGCTTGGGTTCTGGGGGACGAAGAGTCCACCGCAACTCTGGCAGTGCTCGAGTTGGTGCAGCAGCAAGGCGCCGTCGCCGCCGCGGTCTGGTGGGCCGAGGTGAGGAACGCCCTGATCCGGGCCGAACGCCGCGGTCGAATGAGTCTCTACGGCACGGAAGTGGCGCTGGCGGCGCTGGATGCACTCGCGATACGCCTTGACGGCCTGCCCGACAGTGTCCCCGTTCTCGCCCTCACGCGCGCGCATCGACTGTCGGTTTACGACGCGATGTACCTGGAACTGGCCCTGCGGGAGCGTCGCCCGCTGGCCACGCTCGACCGGCAGCTCGCGGTCGCGGCGCGAGCGGCGGGGGCCGAGGTCCTGGGTATATCGGTGGCGTGA
- a CDS encoding cobalamin biosynthesis protein: MGREVDLTFLAPRADLLVAAALADLVLGDPRYRFHPVRLIGQALVFLEARLRAVGCDGYVGGCVLFVLLVAASGGAAGMVLVVLQGLHPVAALAGHGFLLYSLLALGDLFAHGRAIDAAANAGDLDGARRAAARLVGRDVERLDAAGCRRCAIESFGESLVDGFVSPIAWYAVAGLPGLVIFKLVSTMDSMVGYRTERYARFGWCGARLDDAMNLLPARAGWLLIAVAGAVVPGASGVAAARVGWSQHAVVPGPNAGWSETALAGAIRRRLAGPIHFQGRLVTDRWIGEPDDPPGGSSTDYRLAGRVVAVAALLTVVAAATWLA; encoded by the coding sequence CTGGGCCGCGAAGTGGACCTGACCTTCCTCGCACCCCGCGCCGATCTGCTGGTCGCCGCGGCCCTGGCGGATCTCGTGTTGGGCGATCCGCGCTACCGGTTTCATCCGGTCCGTCTCATTGGCCAGGCACTCGTCTTCCTCGAGGCGCGCCTGCGCGCCGTCGGTTGCGACGGCTATGTGGGGGGCTGCGTTCTGTTCGTGCTCCTTGTCGCCGCGAGCGGCGGCGCCGCGGGGATGGTCCTGGTTGTTCTCCAGGGTCTTCATCCCGTCGCCGCGCTGGCGGGACATGGCTTTCTGCTGTACAGCCTGCTTGCCCTGGGGGACCTGTTCGCGCACGGCCGTGCGATCGACGCGGCGGCCAACGCCGGGGATCTCGACGGCGCGCGCCGCGCCGCGGCGCGACTCGTCGGCCGCGACGTCGAGCGGCTGGATGCCGCGGGCTGCCGCCGCTGCGCGATCGAGAGTTTCGGGGAGAGCCTGGTGGACGGCTTCGTCTCGCCGATCGCGTGGTATGCAGTGGCGGGACTGCCCGGTCTGGTGATCTTCAAGCTGGTAAGCACCATGGATTCGATGGTCGGCTACCGGACCGAGCGCTACGCCCGCTTCGGTTGGTGCGGGGCTCGACTGGACGACGCGATGAACCTGCTGCCGGCGCGGGCGGGGTGGCTCCTGATCGCCGTGGCGGGAGCAGTGGTCCCGGGGGCATCGGGCGTTGCGGCGGCGCGCGTTGGCTGGTCCCAGCACGCCGTCGTGCCGGGGCCGAACGCCGGCTGGAGCGAGACGGCCCTGGCGGGCGCCATCCGCCGGCGCCTCGCGGGCCCAATCCACTTTCAGGGGCGACTGGTCACCGATCGCTGGATCGGGGAACCTGACGATCCTCCGGGCGGGAGCTCGACCGACTATCGACTGGCCGGCCGCGTGGTCGCGGTGGCGGCTCTCCTGACCGTCGTTGCCGCCGCCACCTGGCTGGCGTAG